One Verrucomicrobiia bacterium genomic window, CCCAGAAAATCCCTTTCATCCTGCTCCGCGATATCCGCCACCGTTGCGTCCTGCCCATGCCTCTCGCGCAACCATTTCAAAGCGGCCTGATGTCCGGGATCATTCTCGGGGAACTTGAGAAATCCCTTCAGCGACGTGCGCCAGAGTGGAAGCTCGTTGTCCGAAAAATGGCCCAACAGCCAAGGGTCGTCCTTCTGCGCCGAAAGCCGTTTTGCGTGTTCATCGCAGAAAGCCTCGAACCCGGGATCAAAGACAAAAATGCAATCGTTTGGATACCCCATGTGCCCGGATTTTTGGTAGATGCCACCGCGTTTGGTCCCATAGCCGCTCATGAAGTTCCATATCCGGGTGTAAACAAGGGGCGGACTCGCCTGGCGCAAACGTTCCGTGTCGGACCACGCACCGAGCCCGTTGAATCCGTTGGAACGCATCAACTGCGCCGTATGCTGCGCCCATTGCTTCTCATTGCCAAAAATTTTCCCGTGTGCTGCACGCGCGCCGGGGGTGTTCAGCTGGGATACCGCCGCGATTCCTTTGTGCAGAAATAAGAAACCTTCGGGATCCGCAAGCCACCAGCGCCCGGCGATGTTCGTGGCATAGAAAAAACCCGTCGCCTGAACCTGCCTGCCCTTCCATCCGCCGTATTGACTCAGGTTCGCATCGGCCGGCAACGCGGCGAGTTCGGGAAGATCCTCGAGCGTCCGCGTTGCGTAAGCCGTGTAAGGGCCGCGCGGCTCCCGCGCCACTTCGACTTCGCTGCCAACCATCGCAGCGGGGACGATCAAGCTGAGGCACACCGCAATCCCAGCCCATTGTTTTCGTTCCAATATATCCATTTGATGGCCGCATTTTACGGTGTGGAAACAGCCTCTCCACCCCACAAAACGATAGGGAGGAACAACGCGAGGCGATCAACCTGGCGGCAGGCGCGCGCTGGATTGCCGCAATTTATTAACGGCCTGGACGCGGCTTTGCACATGCAGCTTGCGGTAAATCTCATGCAAGTACCAGCACACCGTACTCAAAGTAATCGTGAGCCGATCGGCAATCTCCTTGTTGGCGTAGCCGTTGGCAACCAACTCAAGAATCTCCCGTTCCCGCGGCGCCAGTGCTTCGGTCTCGTCGCGTTCGGGCTTCGGTTCGTGAAATGCCGCGATCACCTTGCGCGCAATTTCACTCGTCATCGGCGCCCCGCCCCGATGCGCCTCAGCGATGGCATCAAGGATTTCGGCGGCAGTGGCCTGCTTCAAAAGGTAACCACCCGCCCCCGCCCGCAACGCTTTGAAGATATGTTCGGCATCGTTGTAAACCGTCAGGACGACGACACTGAGATCCGGAAGCTGCGACTTCAAACGAGCCGTCACTTCAGGTCCCGACGAGTCGGGCAGATTCAAGTCCATGAGCACCACGTCCGGTGGATTTCGGGGAATCGCTTCAACGGCTTCCGCTCCTGTCGTGTACTCGCCAATGCAGGTGACGTCAGGCCTGGATTCGATCACCTTGCGCAGGCTTTTCCGAAAACGCACGTCGTCTTCAACTATGGCCACTTTGATCATCATCATCAAACCTTCGGCAGCGGAAGGCTGAAGGTTACTGCAGTTCCGCGGCCCTCGTCACTTGTGATTTCACAGTGACCGCCGAGGCGATCCAGGCGTGCGCGCATTCCTGCAAGTCCGTCCTGGCCCGCCTTGTGTTCGAACTTGCCGGCACCGTGTCCATTGTCCTCGATGCGGATTTGCAGTTGTCCGTCCGTTGCAAGAAACCGGATTTGGACTTCCGTGGCGCCCGAATGCCGCAGCACATTGTTCAATGCCTCCTTGAACGCGTGGAAGAGTTCATGGCGCCGCTCTGAATTGAGTGCCCGGCCCGTCAAAGGCCCGCTGATCTCAAGCCGGCATCGAATGCCAGCGCGGCCAAGCAGTTTTTGCGCGTATGGAAAAAGATAATCCACCAGCGACTCCGGCGTGTCGTTCGCAGGATTGATGGCCCACACAATTTCATCCAGGGAGGCCGCCAGCGACCGCGCGCGGCTGGAAATCTCACTGACGTGTTCGCGATGGGTTGATGCAAGACTGCCCGCGCCGGCGAGGTCGCCGAGGAGCCCGATCTCCGTCAACCCGATGCCGAGGTCATCGTGCAGATCCCGCGCGATGCGGGTGCGTTCCATTTCGACTGCGCGCTGGTGCTCGACACGTTCGAGCTGGAGTCGATGCCGCCGCCGCAGCGCGAACACGACGAGTCCGCACGCGATTCCGAAGCTGGCGGTGGTGGCAGCCACTTTGAACCAAAGCGTTTCCCAGACAAAAGGTTCGAACACGACTGGCAGCGAATCACCAACCTTGTTCCAGATGCCGTCGTTGTTACAGGCGGTGACTTTGAAGCGATATCGACCCGGGGGCGGATGCGCGTAACTGACTGTCCGGCGGTTTCCTGCATCGATCCAATTTTCGTCGAGTCCTTCAAGCTGGTAGCGGAATTGAACGTTTTCCGGGGCAACAAAGCTCAAGGCGGTGAATTCAAATTGGACCTGCTGCTTGCCAGGGCCGATGCGCAGTTCGCGCCGGGCCGGCCGGTTGCGCAATTCCACCGGCGCGGAAGTGTCGGAACGAGGCAGAAGCTGGTAGGCCGCGACCACGCGTTCATCCGCCAGCACACGTTCCACCACGACTTCCGGCGGGCGATAGTTCAAGCGGATCCGATCGAGGCGAACCTCGGCCAATCCCGACAGCATGGTGAAAATCAATCGTTGATCGAACGTTTGAATTGCAGCCGGGGCATAATCAAAGCTCGCCTGCAAGCCTGGCATCCCTTCGCCACGCCCATAAATCATCGGCGTCAGCCGCGTCACAAGTCCGCGCGCCAGGTCATCAAAGTCGCTCTCGCGCACCTGAAAAATTCCCTGGTTCCCGGCGAACCAAAGACTATCCCGATCATCGTGCAGAATTTGGGAGACGTAATCGTTCGGCAAACCGTGTTCCGTGGTGAAACGTTGGAGTTGTCCCGCCCGCAGGCGTCCCACGCCGCCGCCAGCAAAACCCAGCCACAGGTCCCCTTTCGGTGTTGCATGCAATCCACGAATCGACAGACCGGTGGTCTTGGAGGTTTCATCCACCAGGTCCTCTCCCGTCACGCGAATCAGCAGGCCATCCGATGCGCCCGCCCAGAAATTACCTGCTGCATCCTCCGCCATGGCGCGAACAAACCGCCGGCCCGAAGGCAGCGCAAAAGCACGCAACTGGTTTTCCCGAAGCCGGTAAATGAAGTCCGAGGCGTCCGTCCCAATCCACAAATCACCATTCCGTGCAACCAGGAATGCCCGCAGCGATTTCTCCTGCAACTGCTCGCGCACATTCAAGTTGGTGAACTTCCCGTCCTTCCATCGAAACAATCGCCCTCCCCGCGTGCCGACCCAAACGTTCCCCGCTTCGCCGGAAGCCACGCACGTAGCGTAGGCTTCCGGCCCACTGACCGCGATTGTTTGAATCTGCCAGCCCCCATTCTCCTCACGGGCAATGACTCCGTTGTCACCGACGGCCCAGAGCGCTCCCGTCGAATCCTGACAAACTGATTGAACGGCGGCGAAAGGCAGGCCGGCGTTCTGGCCCGTGAGCGTCGTCAGCCTTTGCCGGACACGATGCAAGCCGCCGCGCGAGCCCACCCAAAGATTGCCCTCGCGGTCATCCGTAAGACTCAAAATTCCCGCATTCGGCACCTCCACGCGTGTGACCTGGTTTGTTTCGCATCGATACAATCCAGCGGAAACGGTACCCACCCAGACAGCACCCGCCCTGTCTTCAAAAAGCACTGCGGGTTCCATCCCTGAGCGATCCCGCCTTTCTGCAGGAAGGCGGCTCCACTCTGTCGGTGCATTCGTGCCGTCGCATTTGAACAGTTGAAGGCCGGAACAAACCCAGACGCCACCATCGCGCGCCGGAGCCACCCGCAAGGATGAGGCGGCAAACACATGGCGCGGCTCGAAATTGCCGTCGCGGAAAATCCCAACGCTATTTCCCTTGGCGAACCACAACGTTCCGCTGCGATCGGTCGCGAGCCAGACGATGCCACTGCCGCGCGGCAGTCCTTCCGCCTGCGTAAAGATTTCGGCCTGTTCTCCCACCGCAAGCCGCACAAGTTTCCCGGCGCTATGGGCAATCCAAACTCCCCCAGCGCCGTCCACAGCAAGCGACCGCTGGGCTTCGTTCTTCAACAATCCCTGCTCGGCACCAAACATGCGCATCCCTGTGCCTTCGAAGCAAAACAGCACTCCTCCCTCCTCCTTCGCGAGCCAGATGCGGCCGTTCCGATCGAGCATTAACACCCGCATGGTGCCTGCTATCAACGCTGGGACACCGGGTCGATCGACGCGCTGGAACCGCACTCCATCAAACCGCACCAGGCCGCTCTGGGTAGCCACCCAGAGGAATCCGTCAGGAGCCTGCACCACTCCAATGACGCGATTCTCCGGCAATCCATCATCCGCCTGCCAGGTTCTGATGGAAAAGGATTCATCAGCATCCGTCGCCGATAAGGCGCATGTAACAAACAGGATCTGCGCCCCCAGCAAAAGAAGCGCACGCCAAACGGACTGGCTGCATCG contains:
- a CDS encoding triple tyrosine motif-containing protein, whose translation is MFPHQPSLMRRCSQSVWRALLLLGAQILFVTCALSATDADESFSIRTWQADDGLPENRVIGVVQAPDGFLWVATQSGLVRFDGVRFQRVDRPGVPALIAGTMRVLMLDRNGRIWLAKEEGGVLFCFEGTGMRMFGAEQGLLKNEAQRSLAVDGAGGVWIAHSAGKLVRLAVGEQAEIFTQAEGLPRGSGIVWLATDRSGTLWFAKGNSVGIFRDGNFEPRHVFAASSLRVAPARDGGVWVCSGLQLFKCDGTNAPTEWSRLPAERRDRSGMEPAVLFEDRAGAVWVGTVSAGLYRCETNQVTRVEVPNAGILSLTDDREGNLWVGSRGGLHRVRQRLTTLTGQNAGLPFAAVQSVCQDSTGALWAVGDNGVIAREENGGWQIQTIAVSGPEAYATCVASGEAGNVWVGTRGGRLFRWKDGKFTNLNVREQLQEKSLRAFLVARNGDLWIGTDASDFIYRLRENQLRAFALPSGRRFVRAMAEDAAGNFWAGASDGLLIRVTGEDLVDETSKTTGLSIRGLHATPKGDLWLGFAGGGVGRLRAGQLQRFTTEHGLPNDYVSQILHDDRDSLWFAGNQGIFQVRESDFDDLARGLVTRLTPMIYGRGEGMPGLQASFDYAPAAIQTFDQRLIFTMLSGLAEVRLDRIRLNYRPPEVVVERVLADERVVAAYQLLPRSDTSAPVELRNRPARRELRIGPGKQQVQFEFTALSFVAPENVQFRYQLEGLDENWIDAGNRRTVSYAHPPPGRYRFKVTACNNDGIWNKVGDSLPVVFEPFVWETLWFKVAATTASFGIACGLVVFALRRRHRLQLERVEHQRAVEMERTRIARDLHDDLGIGLTEIGLLGDLAGAGSLASTHREHVSEISSRARSLAASLDEIVWAINPANDTPESLVDYLFPYAQKLLGRAGIRCRLEISGPLTGRALNSERRHELFHAFKEALNNVLRHSGATEVQIRFLATDGQLQIRIEDNGHGAGKFEHKAGQDGLAGMRARLDRLGGHCEITSDEGRGTAVTFSLPLPKV
- a CDS encoding response regulator transcription factor, which translates into the protein MMMIKVAIVEDDVRFRKSLRKVIESRPDVTCIGEYTTGAEAVEAIPRNPPDVVLMDLNLPDSSGPEVTARLKSQLPDLSVVVLTVYNDAEHIFKALRAGAGGYLLKQATAAEILDAIAEAHRGGAPMTSEIARKVIAAFHEPKPERDETEALAPREREILELVANGYANKEIADRLTITLSTVCWYLHEIYRKLHVQSRVQAVNKLRQSSARLPPG